A section of the Raphanus sativus cultivar WK10039 unplaced genomic scaffold, ASM80110v3 Scaffold0358, whole genome shotgun sequence genome encodes:
- the LOC108845563 gene encoding uncharacterized protein LOC108845563 produces MAFQPNFDTTPPSYVAPRPWWSRPMMTIPPPSERKATGKECAAMWSPCCGGLFTVVVVFLIFLFIDKAHFHAKISLQSLAVSSATWQGDFLVKNPSSRYSIYYDGDGAAVRLASQNVAVLNITSQPVSKDHTAFSLFFVAEGNRSDIISGEFVVKLGAKHKRYVNYDKAGHFNIRCKNVARGRGRIICESSFTHFKLFSLLGEQNPNYGIRYID; encoded by the coding sequence atggcTTTCCAGCCAAACTTCGACACAACGCCCCCGTCCTACGTCGCTCCTCGTCCGTGGTGGTCACGACCAATGATGACTATTCCCCCACCTAGTGAACGTAAAGCCACTGGCAAGGAATGTGCGGCTATGTGGTCACCCTGTTGCGGCGGCTTATTCACCGTTGTCGTCGTGTTCTTAATCTTTTTGTTCATCGACAAAGCTCACTTCCATGCCAAAATCTCCCTCCAGTCCCTCGCCGTCTCATCCGCAACGTGGCAAGGCGATTTTCTCGTGAAAAATCCGAGCTCGAGATATTCTATCTACTACGACGGCGATGGGGCTGCCGTGAGGCTAGCTTCTCAAAACGTTGCCGTTTTAAACATCACTAGTCAACCTGTTTCTAAAGATCACACTGCTTTCTCGTTGTTTTTCGTTGCTGAGGGAAATCGAAGTGACATCATTTCAGGGGAGTTTGTCGTCAAACTCGGGGCGAAGCATAAGCGTTACGTGAATTATGATAAAGCTGGACATTTTAATATACGTTGCAAAAATGTGGCTCGAGGCCGTGGGAGGATTATATGTGAATCCTCTTTTACACATTTTAAGTTGTTTTCTTTACTAGGAGAACAAAACCCGAATTACGGAATTAGATATATCGATTAG